In one Sphingomonas sp. S1-29 genomic region, the following are encoded:
- a CDS encoding arabinofuranosidase catalytic domain-containing protein — protein sequence MLETSALAIALALASSGPATTAPARPVADLPQGPCDLYNAAGTPCVSAHSTTRVLLSRYAGPLYQIMRRSDDTLLDIGVLPDGYADAAAQDRFCAGTLCVITKLYDQSGKGNDLYQAPPGPKYPGPAKGAFNALPIADMAPIAIGGGRKAYGVYVMPGMGFRNNNARDLPIDDEAAGIHVVVAGDHYSNGCCFNYGNASTNGLAVGTGTMESVYFGTSSGWGSGSGKGPWIMSDMEAGLFSGYDAGVNTANPSIDWRFVTGVFGGGGRNFWKLRGGDAQSGALSTFYEGVRPGSRENNAYFPMRKKGAIQMGNGGDNGNGSAGTFYEGVMTAGHPSDAVTDAVQANVVAARYDLPRLTQTRLTSLRPGVGATLTATFRNTAPAPAADVALSVALPSGWTATPTTPASFARVAPGASVQTTFEITSPAAASAGFLTAKADWRGAGGRQADTNLQRVRSAQPVKLNEVRFATGGNATDQFVELYNASDRAVDISNWQLTNTRTFFASEPLATIPAGTKLAAGKHYLLGLAPSGLAVPAAAGARSINVRSTEGFATGQQIAIAGETRRIASVGTAATVPTTIFIPVSTGPWLTVPAGSTTLPVADATGFAVGDKMSIDAGGNPEVVTVTRVGTAATQTTLAVAVKQGATTLKLADVSNLSVGDTLSLSTGQRLEWVKVAAIGSPGADGTGVTLTAPLKFDNMEGVDVAGPGTGISFSPATRHPHKSGDAVQALGSGIALDRPLGRAHPRGAPVANPQVQTAGYRGPAPQQWFGGDLSIRGGAISLTDPSGKILVDAIVYGSQQSNSSASGAVTMPEIATLEGDQHQGGCIAVIPGAGSGPSAPATALAASAPGAPDRSVGRFPDGADTDSLCNDFVVQPATTAPQGAASGAKAIGVASVAGFVPGQAITIGAEGTQEAGIIANVGTSGATVVRTAVEQGGTAIDIADGAGFGAGQAITLSQGADAEEAVVKARQNGRDGSRITLTAPLARAYAVGTKVSGSGITLRTPLQRAHAAGAAVRAELPTPGTANAYTRAGPVTARR from the coding sequence ATGCTCGAAACCTCAGCGCTCGCGATCGCCTTGGCGCTCGCAAGCAGCGGCCCCGCGACCACCGCCCCGGCGCGCCCCGTTGCCGACCTCCCCCAGGGCCCCTGCGACCTGTACAATGCCGCGGGCACGCCGTGCGTCTCGGCGCACAGCACCACGCGCGTGCTGCTGTCGCGCTACGCCGGCCCGCTCTATCAGATCATGCGACGGTCGGACGACACGCTGCTCGACATCGGCGTGTTGCCCGATGGCTATGCCGATGCCGCCGCGCAGGACCGGTTCTGCGCCGGCACCTTGTGCGTGATCACCAAGCTCTACGACCAGTCGGGCAAGGGCAACGACCTGTACCAGGCGCCGCCCGGGCCGAAATATCCGGGGCCCGCCAAGGGTGCTTTCAACGCGCTGCCGATCGCCGACATGGCACCGATCGCCATCGGCGGCGGCCGCAAGGCGTATGGCGTCTACGTCATGCCGGGCATGGGCTTTCGCAACAACAATGCGCGCGACCTGCCGATCGACGACGAGGCCGCGGGAATCCACGTCGTGGTGGCGGGCGACCATTACAGCAACGGCTGCTGCTTCAACTATGGCAACGCATCGACCAACGGGCTCGCGGTCGGCACCGGCACGATGGAGAGCGTCTATTTCGGCACCTCGAGCGGCTGGGGCAGCGGATCGGGCAAGGGCCCCTGGATCATGTCCGACATGGAGGCGGGGCTGTTCTCGGGCTATGACGCCGGCGTCAACACCGCCAACCCGTCGATCGATTGGCGCTTCGTCACCGGGGTGTTCGGCGGCGGTGGACGCAACTTCTGGAAGCTGCGCGGCGGCGATGCCCAGAGCGGCGCGCTCAGCACCTTCTACGAAGGCGTCCGTCCGGGCTCGCGCGAGAACAACGCCTATTTCCCGATGCGCAAGAAGGGCGCGATCCAGATGGGAAATGGCGGCGACAACGGGAATGGCTCTGCGGGCACCTTCTATGAAGGCGTGATGACCGCGGGCCATCCGAGCGACGCGGTCACCGACGCAGTGCAGGCGAATGTCGTCGCCGCGCGCTACGATCTGCCCCGGCTCACCCAGACGCGGCTGACCAGCTTGCGCCCCGGCGTCGGTGCCACGCTCACCGCCACCTTCCGCAACACCGCGCCCGCGCCCGCCGCCGACGTCGCGCTGAGCGTCGCGCTGCCGAGCGGCTGGACCGCGACGCCGACGACCCCCGCCAGCTTCGCGCGCGTCGCCCCCGGCGCCAGCGTGCAAACCACCTTCGAAATAACCTCGCCCGCAGCGGCCAGCGCGGGCTTCCTCACCGCCAAGGCCGATTGGCGCGGCGCCGGCGGACGCCAGGCCGACACCAATCTGCAACGCGTGCGAAGCGCGCAGCCCGTCAAGCTGAACGAGGTGCGCTTCGCCACCGGCGGCAACGCGACCGACCAGTTCGTCGAGCTCTACAACGCGTCGGATCGCGCGGTCGACATCTCGAACTGGCAGCTCACCAACACGCGCACCTTCTTCGCCTCCGAACCGCTGGCGACCATCCCGGCGGGGACCAAACTGGCAGCGGGCAAGCATTATCTGCTGGGGCTGGCGCCTTCTGGCTTGGCGGTGCCAGCCGCGGCGGGCGCGCGGTCGATCAACGTGCGCAGCACCGAAGGCTTCGCGACCGGGCAGCAGATCGCGATCGCCGGCGAAACCCGCCGGATCGCCAGCGTCGGAACCGCAGCAACGGTGCCGACGACGATCTTCATCCCGGTATCGACCGGCCCCTGGCTTACCGTTCCCGCCGGCTCGACCACCCTGCCCGTCGCCGATGCGACCGGATTCGCGGTGGGCGACAAGATGAGCATCGACGCCGGCGGCAATCCCGAGGTCGTCACGGTCACCCGCGTCGGCACCGCCGCGACGCAGACGACGCTGGCGGTCGCTGTCAAGCAGGGCGCGACCACGCTCAAGCTAGCCGACGTATCGAACCTCTCGGTCGGCGACACGCTGTCGCTCAGCACCGGCCAGCGGCTCGAATGGGTCAAGGTCGCAGCGATCGGGTCGCCCGGTGCCGACGGAACCGGGGTGACGCTCACCGCGCCGCTCAAGTTCGACAATATGGAGGGCGTCGATGTCGCCGGCCCAGGGACCGGGATCAGCTTCTCCCCGGCGACGCGGCATCCGCACAAGAGCGGCGATGCGGTGCAGGCGCTGGGCAGCGGGATCGCGCTCGATCGCCCGCTCGGTCGGGCGCACCCGCGCGGCGCTCCTGTCGCCAACCCGCAGGTCCAGACCGCGGGCTATCGCGGTCCGGCGCCGCAGCAATGGTTCGGCGGCGACCTCTCGATCCGCGGCGGCGCGATCAGCCTGACCGATCCGAGCGGCAAGATTCTGGTCGATGCGATCGTCTATGGATCGCAGCAGAGCAATTCTAGCGCGAGCGGCGCGGTCACGATGCCCGAAATCGCGACGCTCGAGGGCGACCAGCACCAAGGCGGCTGCATCGCGGTCATCCCCGGCGCGGGATCGGGCCCGAGCGCGCCGGCCACCGCGCTCGCCGCGTCGGCCCCCGGCGCGCCCGATCGCAGCGTCGGCCGCTTCCCCGACGGCGCCGACACCGACAGCCTGTGCAACGACTTCGTCGTGCAACCCGCGACGACCGCGCCGCAGGGCGCGGCGTCGGGGGCCAAAGCGATCGGCGTCGCCAGCGTTGCCGGGTTCGTGCCCGGCCAGGCCATCACGATCGGAGCCGAAGGCACGCAGGAAGCCGGCATCATCGCCAATGTCGGCACCTCGGGCGCGACCGTCGTGCGCACCGCGGTCGAACAGGGCGGCACGGCGATCGACATCGCCGACGGCGCCGGGTTCGGCGCGGGACAGGCGATCACGCTCAGCCAGGGTGCCGATGCCGAGGAGGCGGTGGTGAAGGCGCGGCAGAATGGCCGCGACGGCAGCCGCATCACCCTCACCGCCCCGCTCGCGCGCGCCTATGCCGTTGGCACCAAGGTGTCGGGCAGCGGCATCACCTTGCGCACCCCGCTGCAGCGCGCGCACGCTGCCGGCGCCGCGGTGCGCGCCGAGCTTCCCACGCCCGGTACGGCAAACGCCTACACGCGCGCGGGGCCGGTGACGGCTCGACGGTAA
- a CDS encoding EAL and GGDEF domain-containing protein has product MTPLAEQIAHADLKAVLSRARVGILHRDLDRRVLIVNEAYCKLVGRSAQQLDGLEFAAFTHPDDVARSSRIFAENFERVTPFEIEKRYIRPDGTAIWCSVHVSFVADAAGKPQSTIVVASDITARRNAEEELRENEEHYRHTVELNPQISWTAGADGAVLDVSSRWHRITGIAKTDAMGESWIAALHPDDVPRTRTQWAASVANARPLDIEYRLRTSSGAYRWFRGRAAARVDAAGAVVKWYGTLEDVHDRRLAQDELRHSEERFRLAAQAANLGIWDHDVASGRREWSSEFKAMLGLPPETEPSVAAAMTLVVPEDRHLLDALVDAAWAGDNDARSEIIVRVRRADDNAMRWMRTAGWRMQTASGQLARIVVTIRDVTDERTAEDRIRWAANHDALTGIANRFRFTERLEQAIARSKPGREVALVLLDIDRLKEINDTIGHDAGDALLRAFAARLDAAFGSGTVVGRLGGDEFAALLTGVPQSDLTGLIEAALEALRHPIEYDGHAWDIHATAGVSVYPRDGACADELLKSADIALYVGKSNRRGEVSVFEPAMRAGIQRRTSMLHVARMVVKEARAVPFYQPKVALDTRRITGFEALMRWHHDTLGVQGPDTVSAAFEDLRLAAALSDRMIDRVAHDLRGWIDRGLCPGHVAINLAPAEFRDDKLVDRVIGPFNRLGVPLEYVELEITETVLLGRDTDKVAITLAALRDRGVKIALDDFGTGFASLSHLKLFPVDVIKIDKSFVANMCQQRDDAAIVEAVVGLAHRLKKEVVAEGIERENEASYLSELGCTYGQGYLFGRAVPAAAVPALLG; this is encoded by the coding sequence TTGACCCCGCTTGCCGAACAGATCGCCCACGCCGATTTGAAGGCGGTGCTGAGCCGGGCCCGCGTCGGCATCCTGCACCGCGATCTCGATCGGCGCGTATTGATCGTGAACGAAGCCTATTGCAAATTGGTCGGGCGTTCGGCGCAGCAGCTCGACGGGTTGGAATTCGCGGCGTTCACCCATCCCGACGACGTCGCGCGATCCAGCCGGATATTCGCCGAGAATTTCGAGCGGGTAACGCCGTTCGAAATCGAAAAACGCTATATCCGGCCCGATGGGACCGCGATTTGGTGCAGCGTCCACGTCTCGTTCGTGGCCGATGCCGCGGGCAAGCCGCAATCGACCATCGTGGTCGCGTCGGACATCACCGCACGCCGCAACGCCGAGGAAGAGCTGCGCGAGAACGAGGAGCATTACCGGCATACCGTCGAGCTGAACCCGCAGATCAGCTGGACCGCCGGCGCCGACGGCGCGGTGCTCGACGTCAGTTCGCGCTGGCACAGGATTACCGGCATCGCGAAAACCGATGCGATGGGCGAAAGCTGGATCGCGGCGCTCCACCCCGACGACGTTCCCCGGACGCGAACGCAATGGGCAGCTTCGGTGGCCAATGCACGGCCGCTCGACATCGAATATCGCCTGCGAACGAGCAGCGGCGCCTATCGTTGGTTTCGCGGACGCGCTGCGGCGCGGGTCGACGCCGCGGGCGCGGTAGTGAAATGGTATGGCACGCTCGAGGACGTGCACGACCGCCGGCTGGCGCAGGACGAACTGCGCCACAGCGAAGAACGCTTCAGGTTGGCGGCGCAGGCGGCGAACCTGGGCATTTGGGATCATGACGTAGCCTCGGGCCGCCGCGAATGGTCGAGCGAGTTCAAGGCGATGCTTGGCTTGCCCCCCGAGACCGAACCCAGCGTCGCCGCCGCGATGACGCTGGTGGTGCCGGAAGATCGCCATCTGCTCGACGCGCTGGTCGATGCTGCGTGGGCAGGCGACAACGACGCGCGTTCCGAAATCATCGTTCGCGTGCGGCGTGCCGATGACAACGCGATGCGATGGATGCGCACGGCAGGCTGGCGAATGCAGACGGCATCGGGTCAGCTCGCCCGTATCGTGGTGACGATCCGCGACGTTACCGACGAACGCACTGCCGAAGACCGCATTCGCTGGGCCGCCAACCACGACGCACTGACCGGCATTGCAAACCGTTTCCGCTTCACCGAACGGCTGGAGCAAGCGATCGCGCGGTCGAAGCCGGGACGGGAGGTGGCGCTGGTGCTGCTCGACATCGACCGTTTGAAGGAAATCAACGACACGATCGGGCACGACGCCGGCGACGCGCTGCTCCGCGCGTTCGCCGCGCGGCTCGACGCAGCGTTTGGCAGCGGGACCGTCGTCGGCCGCCTGGGGGGCGACGAGTTCGCGGCGCTCTTGACGGGGGTTCCCCAATCCGACCTGACCGGCTTGATCGAGGCGGCGCTCGAAGCGCTTCGGCACCCCATCGAATATGACGGGCATGCCTGGGATATCCATGCGACCGCGGGGGTCTCGGTCTATCCCAGGGACGGCGCCTGCGCCGATGAACTGCTCAAATCGGCCGATATCGCGCTGTATGTCGGCAAGAGTAACCGGCGCGGCGAGGTTTCGGTGTTCGAACCCGCGATGCGGGCGGGAATCCAGCGCCGCACCTCGATGCTCCACGTCGCGCGGATGGTCGTCAAGGAAGCGCGCGCGGTGCCCTTTTACCAGCCCAAGGTCGCGCTCGATACGCGGCGGATCACGGGGTTCGAGGCGTTGATGCGGTGGCATCACGATACCCTGGGCGTCCAGGGCCCCGACACGGTTTCCGCCGCCTTTGAAGACCTGCGGCTGGCCGCGGCGCTGAGCGACCGGATGATCGATCGGGTAGCGCATGATTTGCGCGGCTGGATCGATCGCGGGCTGTGCCCCGGGCACGTGGCGATCAACCTGGCGCCCGCAGAATTCCGCGACGATAAACTGGTCGATCGCGTGATCGGCCCGTTCAACCGGCTTGGCGTTCCGCTCGAATATGTCGAACTCGAGATTACCGAAACCGTCCTGCTGGGCCGCGATACCGACAAGGTCGCGATCACGCTCGCGGCGCTTCGCGACCGCGGGGTGAAGATCGCGCTCGATGATTTCGGAACGGGCTTCGCCTCGCTTTCGCATCTGAAACTGTTTCCGGTCGACGTGATCAAGATCGACAAGAGCTTCGTGGCCAATATGTGCCAGCAGCGCGACGACGCGGCGATCGTCGAAGCGGTCGTCGGCCTGGCGCATCGCCTGAAGAAGGAAGTGGTGGCCGAAGGCATCGAGCGCGAGAACGAGGCCAGCTATCTGTCCGAACTGGGATGCACCTACGGCCAGGGCTATCTGTTCGGGCGCGCGGTACCGGCGGCTGCGGTTCCCGCGTTGCTCGGCTGA
- the rpmG gene encoding 50S ribosomal protein L33 yields MAKPTTVKIRLVSTADTGFFYVTKKNPRNQTEKMSFRKYDPVVRKHVEFKEAKIK; encoded by the coding sequence ATGGCCAAGCCGACTACCGTCAAGATCCGGCTGGTAAGCACCGCCGACACCGGCTTCTTCTATGTGACGAAGAAGAACCCGCGCAACCAGACCGAGAAGATGTCGTTCCGCAAGTACGACCCGGTGGTGCGCAAGCATGTCGAATTCAAGGAAGCCAAGATCAAGTGA
- a CDS encoding response regulator, which yields MAKKVLVVEDNELNLKLFCDLLRAHDYIAEPVRDGREAVARAREVMPDLVVMDIQLPHVTGYELIQRMKADSRLRAIPIMAVTAYAGRDDEDRIRAAGATAYVSKPISVMRFMDEIRALA from the coding sequence GTGGCAAAGAAGGTGCTGGTTGTCGAGGACAACGAGCTCAACCTGAAGCTGTTCTGCGATTTGCTGCGCGCGCACGACTATATCGCCGAACCGGTGCGCGACGGGCGCGAGGCGGTGGCGCGCGCGCGCGAAGTGATGCCCGACCTGGTGGTGATGGACATCCAGCTGCCGCACGTCACCGGCTATGAGCTGATCCAGCGGATGAAGGCCGATTCGCGGCTGCGTGCGATCCCGATCATGGCGGTGACCGCCTATGCCGGACGCGACGACGAAGACCGGATTCGCGCGGCGGGAGCGACCGCCTATGTCTCGAAGCCGATCTCGGTGATGCGATTCATGGACGAGATACGCGCGCTGGCGTGA
- a CDS encoding DUF3572 domain-containing protein, protein MPIRETNPDRDSHMIALQALVWALGDPRRAERLLDTTGLSPQSLREGAGDPAVLAAALGFLEAHEPDLIACAESLGVSPALLVQARESLENL, encoded by the coding sequence ATGCCGATCCGCGAGACAAATCCCGACCGCGATTCGCACATGATCGCGCTGCAGGCGCTGGTATGGGCGCTGGGCGACCCCCGGCGCGCCGAGCGGCTGCTCGACACCACCGGGCTCAGCCCACAATCGCTGCGCGAAGGCGCGGGCGATCCCGCGGTGCTCGCCGCCGCGCTCGGCTTTCTCGAAGCCCATGAGCCCGATCTGATCGCGTGCGCCGAATCGCTCGGCGTCTCGCCCGCGCTGCTGGTGCAGGCACGCGAATCGCTGGAGAATCTATGA